GAGATGGCCGTGTCAGCATGCTTTCTTCGTCGCAGGAAAAGATTCGGCATTTTTGGGCAACAATTATCGCACACTCTGTCACCTGCGATGCACAATGCTGCATACGCCGCATGTGGATTACCATATACGTATGGCATagcagagagagaaaggcTATCTGACATTCGCGAAATCTTAGATGACGAGAGCTATGGAGGCGTGGCGGTGTCACTTCCCTACAAAACTGAAGTTCTGCCCTACCTGGACGAGATAAGCCCAGAAGCTCTTGACATCAACGCGGTAAATACGGTGGTACTGCATCAGGAGTGCCAACCGAATGGAGTACGCAAAACTATTCGCAAGGGCTACAACACTGACTATCTTGGGATCAAGGATTGCATCTATAAACACCTTTCCCCAGCAAATGCTATCCGTGACGGATCAACTGCGCTGATAATCGGTGCAGGAGGCATGGCCCATGCTGCGATATACGCATGTTACCAGCTTGGTGTAAGGCGGATATGTGTCTATAATCGAACCCTTTCCAATGCCCGACGACTTGTCGACTACTATCGCGAATGGGTGAAATCAAAGGATAAGGCCCCTTTAGAGCTCACCATACTCTCATCAGCGGATGATCCGTGGCCGGCTCACCTTCGCCAACCCACAGTTATTGTGTCGTGTATTCCCGGGCAGAAGTGTGACATCGAGTCATCGAGTGCTTTGAACATTCCTGACCACTGGTTACAAAGCAGAACTGGCGGGGTCTTTGTTGAGGTAAGGCCTTTGTACAATCACGCGAAGACCTTCTACTAACAGCTATAGGTCGCCTACGATCCCTTAGAAACGCGCCTCATAAGATCGATGAGACAACATGTATCACGAGGCTGGATCATTGTTGATGGCCTGTCGGTCTTAGTCGAGCAGGGTATTGCGCAGTATGAGCTCTTTACAACACGACCGGCTCCAGTGCATGTCATGAGACGTGCCATTCAGCAGTCTATTTTAGAGAGGACTGTTTGATCTTTTACGTAGATTGTACTAGTGTCTTAGCTCGGTTTATCCATGATTATCACGCAAGGTTCGCAATAACGGGCACGAGTGTCTTCATAACATCGCCTTTACTAGATAGATAATCTACCAATAATCCTATAACTAGCAGTTTATGCAAGCAGAATGAAGTCAGTGCCTTCTAGCTACTCTTAATAAGTCTCGCCTCCTCCAATAAGCAACCGGATTCGTATCCAGCTACCCGTGTCAAGCACTATATATACAAGGCAACATCAATTTACTCACAACCCCAAACACAACCTTCGATCTATACTAAACTGTACAGACATAAATTCCCCTACTCTCCATAACCCTCCAAtcacttcctctcctccaaACCGACCAAATTCTCCAACGCATGCTTCACCGCAACCTGATACCCAAAAGTCCCCAACCCAATGATAACCGCCGCCGCCTTATCCGATAAATAGCTATGATGTCTGAACGATTCCCTAGCATGCACATTGGTAATATGCACTTCAATAAATGGAAGCCCAACACCAAGCAATGCATCCCGCAACGCAACACTGGTGTGCGTAAAGGCACCCGGATTGATGACGACCGCCTGAGATTTCCCTCTTGCTTCATGGATTCGGTCAATCAACACGCCCTCGTGGTTGGATTGTAGACATTCTACTTCTGCGCCGTAGCTGGCTGCTAGTTCTTTGGCGACTGTTTCGACGTCGTTGAGGGTTGTTGTTCCGTAGAGGTGGGGTTCGCGGGTGCCCAAGAGGTTGAGGTTTGGACCGTTTAGGAGGAGGATTGAGGGCATTTTGAATTTTGAAAGGGATGtttggggttgggtttggagTATGGAGATGGGTGTAGAGAGTTGGGTGTATTATAGATTGTTTGGTGTCGGATGAACGGTTGTGCACTAAACCGTCGGGTATGGATTGAGCCGATGGGAGTATAGGAGTCCCAATTACGATGCTATTAGGACTTCTAGTACCCAGAACTGTATCTTGATTAGTGCATCGGTCAAGCACGAACAGAGATGTAGGTGTATGATGGCGCCCAAAAGTTGTACATTGGTGGAGGCTTTGTTCGTTCTCCTATTTCGCTTTGAAGATCCATTGTGTGTAGTATTGAGAATTGTAGATCATAGTATACCCTGGTATGATTTTAGGAAATATTCTCTCGAAGAAACTAATAAAGCTCAACATTTTACTCAGTTCCTCCGCATCAGGGCATCTCTGATCTTAGCGCGTATTGTAGATAGCGTAGATTCTTTTTCAAACACCTCACCCTTCTCTGTCCAGAGAATATGCTGGGCAACTCCCTGCCAGATCATCGCCTCTGTTCCAGAAATGACTCGCCAGCCATTTCTCTCCGCGAACTGATAAAATGAAGTCTGCACGCGAGGATGATAACACATTTCCAGCACGACCCCCTGGCTCTTCTGCATCCCTCCTGCATCACATCCCATGAGAGTATCCACAATCCTCTTTGCGAGAATCTCCGCCTCTGTCTCAGGATCCCGGTCAGGAACGGTACCAACCACCAAGTAAGGTCTGGAGAGCTCTGCTGCGGATTCTACCGTATCCACGAACTGAAGCTTCGCCTTGAAGTCTGGTACTCGCCTGAATGACTCAATGATATCATCTATCTCCTCCTTTAACCTGTTCACAAGGTATATCGTCTTGACgcccaaaaaaaaatggagAGCGTAGACCGCAGAGCGACATGCACCCCCGCCCCCAATGATCAGACCAGGTTGACTGGAACCAAAAGCAAGGTCCTTGGCGTCAACGTTTTGCAGAAATGATTCTTTTACGCCGATGCAGTCCGTGTTAGTTCCGATCAGGCGCGAGCGACCGTTATCACCTCGCCGGATAAACACGGTGTTAATGGCGCCGATAGATCGTGCCTCGTCCGTTACCGCGTCCACCATGTCCATAGAACGGACTTTCAGGGGCATTGTCACGGCCGTTCCGAGAGAGTCTGGTTTTACGAGAAGCTCTAGGAGCTTTTCGCTGTTGTCCGTTTCAATCGCTTCGTATGTGCATGCCGCTCCTGCCAAGGAGAATAGGGTGTTGTGTAGGAGAGGTGCCAGGGAGTTCCTGAGTGGGGATCCCAAGAGGTATGTTTTAAGCGTCTGTGTATCCTTCTGGGAGACTGGAGAGAAGAACGATGTGCCATATTTGTAGGAATCCCTCAGGAGGGCTTCGGTGTCGAGAGTATGTTCGCTCATGCTTGCCGCTGTTGAGGTTTTAGGGTTCTCGGCCAAAATTAAATTGTTCAACGAGTGGGCAAGTGTGTAGAATCACAGTGTATATTTGCATTTCTAACAGGGACTCATGAGCAATAAAAGGGATATTTTGGGTATTCCGTGCGTATTTGGTCGCCAAAGGACTTAGCCGATGGCAGGCATCCCCTCCGCAGAGTATTTGGTTGGTTGGCTGACTTCCACTGCTGAGACTATGTCCCTTAGATCCTCGCCGCACAATACAACACGCTCGAGTGAGATAGGAAGAGCCTTCAGGCAGATAGTGGACTTTCGCCGCATTTCAATTTCCATCCCCACCTCGGCTCTATATTCGATTCTAGTTAGAAGGTAAAAAGGTTAGAACTACATAGCTTGTGAACTGAATTCAATAGTAATCTTATTTACGACGTTCAGACGAGAATTAGGGCTCAGCCTAGGTCTAGTAACCTGCGGCTCGGAAGACGCTTTGCCCGGGAAGCCATAGTTCGTGGCGCAGACAAGAGTTCAGAACTTCCGCCTTCCGAAGGGTTGTGGTCTCTGCATTAGTATGTAGTATGCTCCCTAACCTCCGTGGGTTCCGGAATACCGAGACCCCAGGTAAGGGCGAGATTGTCAGCCTGATTCCTAGGCTGATTACTAGGAGTCAGGAAGTAGTTTCTACTGCTAGAAAGTCTACAGTCCACTATtagtctataatatatacaaTTTTCAATTTCAATATTGTTAGTAGTAACCTCCTTAGCTTCTGAAAGTTAGTAATTGATAAAAGATTTCTTTCTACATTACATATCCAGTTTTTAGTTATTGTTATTGTATAATTTCTGCCCGGCAGGCTGGACTGTATACCTACCTCCTTGATTGAGTATGTACACTGGCAGGTCAA
This window of the Aspergillus flavus chromosome 8, complete sequence genome carries:
- a CDS encoding catabolic 3-dehydroquinase 2 (3-dehydroquinate dehydratase, type II), giving the protein MPSILLLNGPNLNLLGTREPHLYGTTTLNDVETVAKELAASYGAEVECLQSNHEGVLIDRIHEARGKSQAVVINPGAFTHTSVALRDALLGVGLPFIEVHITNVHARESFRHHSYLSDKAAAVIIGLGTFGYQVAVKHALENLVGLEERK
- a CDS encoding putative quinate dehydrogenase, giving the protein MSEHTLDTEALLRDSYKYGTSFFSPVSQKDTQTLKTYLLGSPLRNSLAPLLHNTLFSLAGAACTYEAIETDNSEKLLELLVKPDSLGTAVTMPLKVRSMDMVDAVTDEARSIGAINTVFIRRGDNGRSRLIGTNTDCIGVKESFLQNVDAKDLAFGSSQPGLIIGGGGACRSAVYALHFFLGVKTIYLVNRLKEEIDDIIESFRRVPDFKAKLQFVDTVESAAELSRPYLVVGTVPDRDPETEAEILAKRIVDTLMGCDAGGMQKSQGVVLEMCYHPRVQTSFYQFAERNGWRVISGTEAMIWQGVAQHILWTEKGEVFEKESTLSTIRAKIRDALMRRN